From a single Eretmochelys imbricata isolate rEreImb1 chromosome 13, rEreImb1.hap1, whole genome shotgun sequence genomic region:
- the MRGBP gene encoding MRG/MORF4L-binding protein, with protein MGEAEGGSAGGAEKPPVPAGGAAPEPGAPAEEAVVWSPEVEVCLFHAMLGHKPVGVNRHFHMICIRDKFSQNIGRQISSRVIWDHLSTMYDMQALHESEILPFPNSEKNFILPEEIIQEVKEGKVMIEEEVKEEIKEELEPHAGLEEVYAPSGNLGKAAEKPSSKEKERSSSDSGSKEGADKRKRNRVTEKVLNANSNPSSPSAAKRRRT; from the exons ATGGGCGAGGCGGAGGGCGGTTCGGCCGGCGGCGCGGAGAAGCCCCCCGTGCCCGCGGGCGGGGCGGCCCCGGAGCCCGGCGCGCCGGCCGAGGAGGCGGTGGTGTGGAGTCCCGAGGTGGAGGTCTGCCTCTTCCACGCCATGCTGGGCCACAAGCCCGTAG GTGTGAATCGCCACTTTCACATGATCTGTATCCGAGATAAATTCAGTCAGAATATCGGACGTCAGATTTCCTCCAGAGTGATTTGGGATCATTTGAGCACCATGTACGACATGCAAGCACTA catGAATCTGAGATTCTGCCCTTCCCTAATTCAGAGAAAAACTTCATCCTGCCTGAGGAAATTATCCAAGAAGTGAAAGAAG GAAAAGTAATGATTGAAGAAGAGgtgaaagaagaaataaaagaagAGTTGGAACCTCATGCAGGCCTAGAAGAAG TTTATGCGCCTTCAGGAAACTTGGGAAAAGCAGCTGAAAAACcaagcagcaaagagaaagaaaggagttCATCAGATTCTGGGTCCAAAGAAGGAGCTGATAAAAGGAAACGTAACAGAGTCACTGAAAAGGTGTTAAATGCAAACAGCAATCCCTCCAGTCCAAGTGCTGCAAAACGGCGTAGAACATAG